A region of the Desulfobacter postgatei 2ac9 genome:
TGGAAAAACACCGTTCCCAAGCCACCCTTGAAGACGGTCTTACCGTCGAGATTGATGAATTCTCAGGGACGCTTGCAGGTCTTTTTCTATGTGAGGTGGAATTTGGTGATGAAACCCAGGCCAGGACGTTTGTTCCGCCCCAATGGTTTGGGGCGGATGTGACCGAAGACAGCCGGTATAAAAATAAAAGTCTTGCCGAAAACGGTATTCCCGAAAACTAAGCCGAAAAATTAAATCACAAACTATACTTGACCTGTGAGTTTACGGGCAAACTCACACGCCTGGTTTTTTACGGAATCATCCATCTGATCCGGGGTTGAGCATCCACCTACAAACAATTCCGCAGCGTTGACGGCTTTATGGTATTTCTGCATCCTGCCGAATGCGGTGAATGCTTCTGCCGCATTGTTGTCATTTATTTAATGATGGATTTTATGACAAATCAGGTCAATAATAGAACTTGTCAATCATTCAACGTAAGGAATATCCATGAAAACTGATGTAACACTAAAAATTGCAGGAGCGGCGGGAGAGGGTATCCAAACCATTGGCGATCTGCTTTCCGAAGTGTGTCACCACAGTGGTTTGTTCACCTTCTCAGTAGATGATTTTGAATCAAGAGTCCGGGGGGGGCACAATTTTAATCTGCTGCGGATCAGCGACAAGGAAGTGGCTGCCCCCGGCAACAGGCTTGATATCCTTGTCTGCATAAACAAGGATGCCTATGACTTACATAAACACGAGTTACGTTCCGGCGGGATTGTCATTGTCAATGCAGATAAAGCCGGAACAGAAGACAAGACACGTTTTGACATCCCCTTGAAAAAACTGGCAGAAGAGGCCGGGGGAAAAATCACGGCCAATACTGTGGCCGCAGGTGCCGTGCTTTCTATGCTCGGTACCCCTTTCAGTCTGCTGGCTGACATTTTGACAAAGCGATTTGCCGCCAAGGGCGATAAAATCGTGTCGCTGAATATTGCCGCGGCCCAAAAAGGCTTTGATGCAGCCAAAGGCTTAAGAGTGGACACCGGGTTTACATGGGAGGCGAAAAAGATCAATAATGTTATTCTCAGCGGGGCCAAGGCCGCAGCTTTGGGCGCCCTGGCTGCCGACTGCCGGTTTTTTCCCTTTTACCCCATGAGTCCGTCCACAGGTGTGATCACCAATGTGGTTTCCTATACTAAAAAGCTTCCCGTTGTTGTTGAGCAGGCAGAAGATGAGATTGCCGCTGTAATCATGGCCATCGGTGCCTCCTTTGCCGGTGTCCGCGCCATGACCGCAACTTCGGGCGGCGGTTTTTGTCTCATGACCGAAGGGTTGGGGCTTGCCGCGATGACGGAAACGCCGCTGGTGATCCTCAATGCCCAGCGTCCCGGGCCTGCCACAGGGCTTCCCACCCGGACCGGCCAGGCAGATCTGCTTTTTTCCATCCACGCATCCCAGGATGATTTTCCACGGTTTGTTTTTGCGCCGGGCACACCTGTTGAGACCTATGAGACCATGAAGCGGGCTTTTCATCTGTCTGAAAAATACCAGGTCCCTGCCATTGTATTGCTTGACCAGTTCCTGGCCGATTTCAGGATGACAGAGGTCAATACGCTCACGGTAGATCCTGAAATTGAACGCTTTTATGCGCAAAATAACTCCGGCGATGACGATAATCCCTATTTGAGGTATGCACCGGCACAAGACGGCGTTTCCCCGCAGAGACTTCCCTGTTCCGGTCCGGGGCTTGTCCGGATCACGGGTAATGAACATGACCCCGAAGGGCATATCAGTGAAAATGCCGCAAACAGAATTGCCATGACTCAGAAGCGTGCTGCAAAGTTGCCGGCCATGATTAAAGAGATGGCGCCTCCGATTCTGGTGAACCCCACGGCCCCGGTTTTTCTTGTGGGGTGGGGATCAACAAAAGGAAATATTCTGGAAGCTGTTGAAAGACTGAACGCACAAGGCATAGAGGTGGGGGCTGCGGTATTCAAGGACATGTGGCCCATGGACCGGCAGGTCGTCGAAAAAGCGTTGACCGGCAAGCAGCTGATCATGGTGGAACAAAATGCGTCCGGCCAGTTGGGCCGCCTGCTTGCCCAGGAGGCAGGCATCTGTGCCTTTGACACCATTCTCAAATATGACGGCAGACCTTTTTTCCCGGACTATATTGTTCAAAAGGCAAAGGAGCTTGTGAAATAATGATTACGTCAAAAGACTACGATTGCAATTACGAAAATAAATGGTGCCCCGGATGTGGCAATTTCCAGATTCTTGCCGCCATGAAAGAGGCCTTTGCCCAGCAACAGATTCCGCCTGAAAAACTCACATTGATCTCCGGTATCGGCCAGGCCGGAAAAACACCCCATTTTCTTAAATGCAACATGTTTCATGGGCTTCACGGCAGGGCGCTGCCCCTGGCAACCGGGACAAAGATTGCCAATAATGATCTTACGGTGGTGGTCAGCTGTGGGGACGGCGACTGTTATGGGGAGGGCGGAAACCACTTTCTTGCGGCCATCAGGCGAAATCTGGACATGACGCTTCTGGTGCACAACAACCAGATTTACGGGTTGACCAAGGGGCAGGCGTCTCCGACATCAAGTCTGGGGATGGTTACAAAACTGCAGAACAACGGAACCCCCTCATCTCAATTTTCCGCCCTGGCCATTGCCCTGGCCGCCGGAGCGGGGTTTGTGGCACGGGGGTTGTCCGGTGAACCCGAACACTTGACGGAACTGATCGTCAAAGCCATGAATTACAAAGGCTTTGCTTTGGTGGATATTTTACAGCCATGTGTCTCTTTCAATAAAATAAACACCCTGAGCTGGTATAAAGAACGGGCGTACAAATTGGACGATACGGACCATGATCCCCAGGATCTTGCAAAGGCATTTCAGCTGGCCCGGGAGTGGGAAAACAGCCTTCCTTTAGGCGTGTTGTATGAGTCTGCCGGTACACCATTCCACGAACGGGTTCCCAATCTTAAGGTCCAATCCCTTGCCTCACATAGATATGACGGCAAGGTGATGGCAGATACGCTTTTAAAAAACCTATAGTAAAAAAGGAGATTGCATTTAATATGACGATCTGGCAATGCACCATGTGCTTTACGACTATGGACCAGGAAGAAGTCCCCGGACAGTGCAGTTCTTGCGGGGCGGACAACCGCGTTATTCTTGACAAGGAAACCGTTCCCGAAACCCTTGAAGCGGTCCGGGACAGGGCAAGAAAGAATCTTAAAGGGTTTTGTGCCGCTTACCCCGCCTGTGACGGTAACTTTGATAAAATCTGCCAGAAAGAGGCCTATGGCAAACCCATTGGATTCGGCGGTGCCGGGGCGGGATTCTCCTTTCGGGGAAATGTTGCAGCCCTTGAGGCTCTGTGTCTGAAATTACGGGTGGTGGGGGAACATACCGAACCTGAGACCTCCTGCACATTTTTAGGCACAAAACTTGATTTTCCGGTCATGGGCGCCTCCACGGCAGGTGCCGAGCGCTACGGCAATGCCATCAGTGAAGAAGATTTCTGCAGGGCCACGATCCGGGGCTGTAACGATGCCGGCACCATGGCCTGGCGGGGAGACACCTTTTTTTATACCCCCGAGGATAACCCCGCACTTCGAGCCATAAAAAGAGAAGGCCTGCCGGCCGTCCCTATCTTCAAACCCAGGGCCCAGGATGTGCTCAAGCGGCTTATCCGCATGGCCGAAGAACTGGGGTGTCCTGCTGTGGGCGTGGATCTTGACGGATGCGGCTCCACCATTATGGCCCGGCATAATCAGCCGGTATTTCGCAAGAGCGTGAAGGATATCAAAGAACTGGTTCAGGCCTCGTCTCTGCCCTTTATTGCCAAAGGAATTATGACGGTGGAGGATGCCGTAAGCTGTGCTGATGCCGGTGTCAGGGTGGTCAGTGTCTCAAATCACGGCGGCCGGGTTCTTGATGCAACGCCGGGGACGGCAGAAGTCTTGCCTGATATTGCCAGACAGCTTAAAGGCCAGGTCATCATCACTGCAGACGGTGGGGTCAGGACCGGCTATGACGTGCTTAAAATGCTGGCACTGGGTGCGGACTTTGTTCTGCTGGGCAGGGATATCATCCGGGCGGCCGTGGGTGCAGGTTCCCTGGGTGTTAGAATACACATGGAACATATTCAAAAAATATTGAAAAAAGCCATGTTTATGACCGGGGTCACCACCGTCTCAGATATTGATTCATCCATATTGTGCTAAGAACCGGAAAATGGTTTACCAAAGAAAGGGTCCGTAAGCATTTATGCGTACGGCATAAAGTTCGTACCAGGACAAATGGGTATAAACGGTTTTCTACAGATTTTCTGTACAACAAGTTGTATTTGTATAGAATCCCAACTTACGCAAAGTGGAAAAGGGCGCAAGCCTTACAGTGAAGAACATCGGAAAGCCGTGTACGGGAGAACCGTATGCACGGTTTGATGAGGGAGCATTGAGGATGCAAGGCTTTTGGAACACGTGGTAGCCGCGTGCGGCAAGGCGTCTCGAATATAGAAAGGGCTGAAGAAACTGGCTGAATAAGTACTCTACTCTACCCAGATTCCCCCAATAAGAGATGTCCCCAGATTCCAAAGATGTCCCCAGATTTCCAAAATTTTATGCCGAGAATCCAGATGATTTATAAACTACAACAAAATTGCGGCTAAAGAATGAGTCTGAAAAAATATAAAGAAATTGCAAGTAAGTATTGTGTTGAAGATTTGCCTGGTGCATTGCTTCCAGGAACTCCTATTTCTAATGTGCTTAAACATTTGGAGGCGGAAGAAAAAGTAATATCTAATATCGCTCAAAATTATCTAATCCGCAAAGGGCTTTTGGCGCTTCTCCATTATACAAAGAATGAGCTTGCTTTTGACGAATTTTCAAAAGTTGCAAAACAAGAACAGTTTGAACGGTGTCGTCTTTCTGAAATCAAAGCTCTTCAACGGCAAAGTACACAAAAAAAACAAGATGAGATTCGGAAACAAAAAAATGAAGTACTGCAAGCTCGGCTTAGAAAAATTAGCAAAGCCAGAGCTAAAGGTTCAAGGTTAAGGCAAAAATACGAACTTGATTATTTCATTGAAAAGAGTGACTATCCAAAGCTCATGAGTATTTTGAGACGAATTGAAAAGGGCGTGAGACTGCCTGAAGTTGATATTATTTGGCTAAATTCAGAGGGAGAAGAATACTTTACTCAAGAACTAAGAGAAGGGTTCCACAGAATTGAAGCTGATTTTCATGCTAAAATATTTAGATCGAAGAATGACCCTTGGGCGGCAGTTAATGCAAGTAGTCACTACCGAAAATGCAAAGAATCAGAAAATGCGGAATCATTACTCAGCATGGTAGATGTGCTGAATTTAAAAAATGCTCAACTGCAATCAGCAATATATACAACTTATGGTGGAGTAAAGCGAGACTTGGGAAAATGGAGTGAAGCACTTAGTTTGGGCGAAGAGGCTCACAAATTGACCCCCAAAGACTTCTGGCCATGCACTTTGCTGGGTGCAGTGAACATGGAAACAGGCAATTTCAGTGCGGGACAATTATGGTATGAAAAAGCTGTAGAGAGAGGCTATAGAGAAGATTCCGTAGATAATGAATTGCGAGCTATTTTTATGCGTGCTGAAACATCTCAAAAAAAGGCTTTGCGGGTTCATTTACTAGGAATAGATCCCAAGCGATATAGTTGGGTAAACAGACAATCAAATAAAAACAAAAAGTTTATAACAAATCAGTCAACCTGACCGCGTGAACGAGAGTCGTTTTCCCCGAAGGCAATTGGCCCGGCAGGTTACCTCAACGATAGGCTCGCCCGCGGGGCGGGCGAGCCTATCAGTGAAATAGGCAGAATGGGCCAATATGGTGATAGGGAGATTCTGTCTATTTATTTTATAATTTGTACTTCTGTTTTCATTTTTCATAAACAGATGGCCTTACAGCTATGAAAAATGAATGGTCACACCGATTTCTTCCAGTTGGCACAAAAACAAAAATCAAGATAAAGCAGAGATTGAACTCTGGTTGATTCTCTATCATCGACTTGAATAAATGTCTACCAGGGAAACCCTTAATTTTTGTTTTTTTTTAACTGGAGACCTTGATTTGTCATGTAGGCCTGATCATGATACAACACATAAATTTGTAGAAGTTTTATATTAAAGTTGTGAGTTGTGAGTATTGAGTAGTGAGATTTAAAATAAGCTGTTTTCTCAATACTCAATACTCAATACTCACAACTTTCATTGCTTGTTGTGTCCGTCAGGACATGGTCGTTTATTAACTTTGCAATTTTATCCGGGCCAACCGGGCACAGAACATGGAAAAACAGAATAGCAGTTTTCCCGATTCCATATTTTAATTTAAAGGACTGGACATGAACATATTGATCACCGGTGCAGCCGGGTTTATCGGATCTGCGCTTGCTTTGCGGCTGTTGAATGACGGTCATCGTGTATGGGGGATTGATAATCTCAACGATTATTATGATGTGAACCTGAAAAAAAACCGGCTGGCGCGCCTGTCCGGGTATCGGGATTTTACATTTATTCTTCTGGATCTTGCGGACCGGCCCAACATGGCCAAGCTGTTTGAGGAAAATGCCTTTGACTGCGTGGTGAATCTGGCGGCCCAGGCAGGGGTGCGGTACAGCCTTAAAAATCCGGCCTCCTATGTGGATTCCAATCTGGTGGGATTTGGCAATATTCTTGAAGGCTGCCGCCATGGCGGGGTCAAGCACCTTGTGTTTGCCTCTTCAAGTTCGGTGTATGGGCTGAACACCCACATGCCTTTTTCGGTTCGCCATAATGTGGATCACCCGGTCAGCCTGTATGCGGCTTCCAAAAAAGCCAATGAGCTCATGGCCCATTCTTACAGTTACCTGTATAATCTGCCGGTAACAGGGTTGCGGTTTTTTACGGTGTACGGTCCCTGGGGCAGGCCCGATATGGCGTTGTTTCTTTTTACCAAAGCCATTTTAGCCGGCGAGCCCATCAAGGTGTTTAACAACGGTGAGATGCAGCGCGATTTTACCTATATTGATGATATTGTAGAAGGGGTAGTCCGGGTGATGCACAATATCCCTGGGCCTGATCCGGCATGGAGCGGTAAAAGCCCGGTTCCTTCACGCTCTTGTGTACCGTACAGGATTTACAATATTGGGAATAACGAACCTGTGCCGTTGATGGATTTTGTCCATGCCATTGAAGATGCCCTGGGCAAAAAAGCAAAAATTGACTATCTGCCCATGCAGGCAGGCGATGTGCCCGCCACCTGGGCTGATGTGGATGATCTTATTGCCGATACCGGGTTTAAGCCTGAAACCTCTGTAAAGCAGGGGATACGGAATTTTGTGGAGTGGTATAAGGAATACTATGCCTGATAAGGGGTCCCCGCAGTTTTCACTGCGGGGCTATCTTGTTTTATACCGCCGGATTACTCTAAGGCCCGCGATACGATTTCATATAAATTTTTGGACAACGTTTTTTGTCCTGCCATGGTTTCAAGTTGCCTTTTCATCAAAATTCGTCTGTTCTCATCATACCGTTTCCACAAGTTGAAACATGCGCAAAGCCGTGCGGCTGTCTGGTGGTTGATTTTATCCAACGCCAGAATGCGTTCTGCCACAAATTCATACCCCTGTCCGTCAGCCCTGTGAAAATGGATGGGATTGTTCATGGCAAAGGCAAATATGAGCGCCCGGACCTTGTTGGGGTTGGCCATGGTAAAATTTTTGTGGGTTGTCAGTTGCTTTACCTGATCTAACGTGTCCTTAAGCCTGGACTGGGCCTGGACGGAAAACCATTTGTCGATAACCAGGGTCCGGGCCTGCCATTTGTTATAAAACGCCTGACATGCGCTGTCCCGCATTTCCGGAGTCATGTGGCTTAAAATTTTGAAGGCGGCAAACTCATCCGTCATGTTACCGGCGTTTTCAAATTGTTTGAGCACAAGGGCCTGGTTTCCTTTGTCCGGCACGCAGCCAAGATAGGCAAGGCAAAGGTTTTTAAGGCTTCTGTCCGCCATGGCCGCACCAGAAATATCATCGGGGGGTGCGGGCCGGCAGATTTCATATACGGTTTTTAATTCTGATTCCAGGTTTTTGGCCAGGGTTTGTTTCAAAAAGGTCCTTGCCTGGTGAATGGCCTCTACATCTATGATCTCAAAATGATCCTTGATTTCTGTTTCCAGGGGCAGGGCAAGGGCCTTGGAAAGAAATGCCCTGTCTTTTTTCCGGTCTTCCAGGGCCAGGGAAAAGGCCTGTATAAGACCGGAAGATACGGTCATGGCCCTGCCGGTCCGGATGGCTGTCACCAGATTTTTTATCTCATTGATGAACAGGGTCTGGGCGGCACGCCATTGATTAAAAGGATCAGTATCCCGGGCCATGAGAAAGGCAAGGTCTTGATCAGAAAAATCCGTGCTCAGACGGACAGGCGCGGTAAATTCCCTGAATACGGAAGGGTAGATATCAGCAGATACATTTTCAAATTTAAAGGTGTGGGTTTCCTGTGTCAGCTCATACAGCGCCTCTTGTTTGACAGTTTCCCCGGCCCTGTTGATCAAAGAGATCCGGACGGGTATGTGAAAGGGTTTTTTTTCGGATTGATTCCTGTCCGGGGATGTGGACTGGGTAAAGGTTAAGGAGAGGCTCCCTGTATTATCATTATATTGACGGGTCATGGATATTTCCGGTGTTCCGGACTGGGTGTACCACAGGAAAAATTGATCCAGGTTGCGGCCGGACACCGTTTCCATGACACCGACAAAATCCTCAAGGGTTACGGCCATGCCGTCAAATTTTTCAAAATAGAGATCCATGCCCTGTCTAAACAGATCCTGACCTAGCAGTTGATAGATCATGCGGATCACTTCTGCACCTTTTTCATACACGGTCATGGTATAAAAGTTGTCCATTTTGATGTATGAGTCCGGCCGTACCGGGTGGGTCATGGGGCCGCTGTCTTCGGGAAATTGTGCCGCCATAAGGTTTTTTACATCAATGATGCGCTTCACCGGGCGTGAGTTCATGTCTGATGAAAATTCCTGGTCCCGGAAAACAGTGAGACCTTCCTTAAGGCTGAGCTGGAACCAGTTTTTCAGGGTGATCCGGTTGCCGGTCCAGTTGTGGAAATATTCGTGGGCAATAACGCCCTGAATGCCCATGAAATCGTCGTCCGTGGCTGTTTGCGGGTCAGCCAGCACATATTTGGCGTTAAATATGTTCAACCCCTTGTTTTCCATGGCCCCGGCATTAAAATCGTTGATCGCCACAATCTGGTACAGGTCCAGATCATATTCCCGGCCAAATCGTTTTTCATCCCATGCCATGGCCTGTTTCAGGGATGTCATGGCGTGGCTGCAAAGGGCGATATTCTCTTTTTCAGAATAGATTTTAAGCGCCACGTCCCTGCCCGATGATGTTGTGAACCGGTCCTCCAACACGGCAAGATCCCCTGCCACCAGGGCAAAGAGGTAACAGGGCTTTTTAAAGGGATCTTCCCAGACGGCAAAGTGACGGTTGTCGTCAAGGTCTCCGGATTTCACAGGGTTGCCGTTGGATAACAGAATCGGGTAGCGGGTCTTATCGGCCACAATAGTACAGGAAAACGGTGCCATCACATCGGGCCGGTCAGAGTAGGGCGTGATGTTGCGGAATCCCTGGGCTTCGCACTGGGTGCATAAAATGCTGCCCGAACGGTATAATCCTTCTAAAGCCGTATTTTCATCGGGCTTAAGGATGTTCGCGATTTCAAGCTCAAAAACATCCGGGGTGGCTGCAAGGGTAAAGGTTTCATCGTCGCTTTTGTACTCACCGGGCAAAAGCACCATGTCGCCGGCAACCACGGAAATAATGTCAAACTTTCCCTTGTTCAGTACCAAAGGCGTTGTTTCATCTGCCCAAGCCGGATCTTTTCTCATTTTAAGTTTGGATGTCACCCGGGTGTGGTCCTCCCGGATGTCAAAGATCAGGTCAACATGGTCGACAATGAATGCAAAGGGCCGGTAGTCTTTTAACTGTATTTTTTTATGTTCATTCATAATAAAAGCTAAAATACAACCGGCCCACAGCCTTGTCAATTAAGGGATATATAAAATACGGATTATATCATGGCCAAGACCTCAGTGACTAATTTTTCAATTCCCATGGCAACATTTTTAATATTTGGCCCAAGCATATATGCCGGCGTTGTTACAATTTTTCTCTTCCGGTCTACATGTATCTGATCAACAGCGCATGCCACATGTTTGCCGCCCATTTTCTCGATCGCGTCTGCGGTTCCCAGATCATTTCCAATGGTGACTTCAGGATGTTTGTCGGCAATTGCCTTCGTTAACGTTGCCGGAGCAATACAAATGGCGCCGACAGGCTTTTTGCCATTAATCATATCCGTTATAATTCGCTGAACTTCCGGGTGAACCTTAGCCTTAATATTATTAATTGCAAAATCACTTAAATTTTTGGCAGCACCAAAACCACCTGGTATGATGAGGGCATCCATATCGCTTGCTTGAACCTCTTTTAAGTCCTTAATCTTTCCCCGGGCTATCCGTGCAGATTCTACCAACACATTTCTTTTTTCGGATGCTTCCGTCCCTGATAAATGATCAATGACATGATATTGTTCCATGTTCGGTGCCATACAAATAATATCTGCATCGGCTTGATCCAAATAGAGCATTGTCAACACAGCTTCATGAATTTCAGAGCCGTCGTATACGCCACACCCTGCTAATAATACGCCAACTTTTTTACTCATAACAGATCCTCCAAAATTTCAATTGTAATGTTTCTTAAATCAGTCTGTTAAAAAAAATACGATGCCATCCGAATAACAAATGCGAACAAGTAATTTATGTGGTTTTTTACATAACGCCGGAAATATCACTTCTATTTTTCCCTATCAGAAAGAAATTGAGTTGACAAGCAATTTATAAAATGAATTAATTACCATTACAAAAGTTTCAGATCCATTGTCTGACAATATTCAATTCATCCCGATTCAATTTGTCTAAGGCCGTAAATCATGGGGGCTGTTTGGGCAATATAATGAAAGGTATCACTAAATAAATGAAATTAACAATTATCGGAACCGGATATGTAGGCCTTGTCACAGGTGCATGTTTTTCTGAAATGGGAAGTCATGTCACTTGTGTGGATATTGACAAAGAAAAAATAGATAACTTGAAAAAAGGGATTCTTCCCATTTATGAACCGGGACTTGAGTCGATAGTCCTTAATAATTATAAGGAAGGCACGCTGAATTTTACCACCTCTCTGGCCCAGGCCGCAAAGGATTGCAATGTGTTTTTCATTGCCGTGGGCACGCCGCCGGGGCAGGATGGCTCTGCTGATCTGCAGTATGTGCTGCAAGTGGCGCGCCAGATCGGATCGGTTATTGAAGATTACGCCGTGATTGTGGATAAATCCACGGTACCCGTGGGAACGGCAGACAAGGTCAGGGCACAGGTCAGCAAAGAACTTGAGGCCCGGGGTGCAGCCATTGAATTTGACGTGGTATCCAATCCCGAGTTTCTTAAAGAAGGGGCGGCTGTTAATGATTTCCTCAAGCCGGACCGGATTATTGTGGGCGCAGATTCCCATCGGGCTGCAAAGTTAATGCGCAGGCTGTACGCACCTTTTTCAAGAAACCGGGACAAAATGTTGTTCATGAATGTCAAAGATGCTGAAATGACGAAATATGCGGCCAACTCCATGCTGGCCACAAAGATTTCATTCATGAATGAGATTGCCAATCTGTGCGAACGGTTGGGCGTGGATGTGGAGAACGTGCGCAAGGGGATCGGTTCAGATTCGCGTATCGGGTATTCATTTATTTACCCGGGCTGCGGATATGGCGGATCATGTTTTCCCAAGGATGTCAAAGCCCTTGTGAAAACCGCTAAGGATGCAGGATTTGTTCCCACGCTTCTGGATGCGGTGGAGGAAAGAAACAATCTTCAAAAACAGGTGCTGGGAAACAAGGTGATTAATAGATTCGGACAGGATTTGACCGGGCGCACATTCGGCATTTGGGGGCTGGCCTTTAAACCCGGCACCGATGATATGCGCGAAGCCTCGTCCCGTGTATTGATTAAAGCCCTTTTGGATGCGGGTGCCCGGGTTAATGTTTATGACCCCGTGGCCATGGATCAGGCCCGAAAGGAGATCCCGGCACAGGAGCAGGAGAAGATCTGTTTTGCCCAAGATCAGTATTCAGCCCTGGACACCGCGGATGCATGTATTCTGGTTACGGAGTGGAAGGCCTTCAGGCAGCCGGATTTTAAAAAGATGGCATCCCTGATGAAAGAACGGGTGATTTTTGACGGTAGAAACCAGTATGACCCTGACGAAATCAAAGAAGCCGGTTTTGAATATCACGGAATAGGACGGGAGCTGGGATAGCGCTTTTTGTCTTT
Encoded here:
- a CDS encoding UDP-glucose dehydrogenase family protein, whose product is MKLTIIGTGYVGLVTGACFSEMGSHVTCVDIDKEKIDNLKKGILPIYEPGLESIVLNNYKEGTLNFTTSLAQAAKDCNVFFIAVGTPPGQDGSADLQYVLQVARQIGSVIEDYAVIVDKSTVPVGTADKVRAQVSKELEARGAAIEFDVVSNPEFLKEGAAVNDFLKPDRIIVGADSHRAAKLMRRLYAPFSRNRDKMLFMNVKDAEMTKYAANSMLATKISFMNEIANLCERLGVDVENVRKGIGSDSRIGYSFIYPGCGYGGSCFPKDVKALVKTAKDAGFVPTLLDAVEERNNLQKQVLGNKVINRFGQDLTGRTFGIWGLAFKPGTDDMREASSRVLIKALLDAGARVNVYDPVAMDQARKEIPAQEQEKICFAQDQYSALDTADACILVTEWKAFRQPDFKKMASLMKERVIFDGRNQYDPDEIKEAGFEYHGIGRELG